The following are encoded in a window of Haloarcula halophila genomic DNA:
- a CDS encoding DHH family phosphoesterase, translated as MRSRLVLGSGSIGLPLLAEIRSDSDELVVVTDNDHQASALREDGIAVEIQDPTDRSMLDGLDIDPDTVAVTSDDPARNLAATIAAVERFPAAFVLAYAGADPTAAQLRELSSVADRVVDPAAAITDRLTQVVGGESSRVRQLQRVLRDLETMAIVTHDNPDPDAIASAVALGLLAERAGCETTLCYYGSISHQENRAFVNLLDYDLVELDPDEPAALDAFEGFALVDHSRPGVNDQLPSDLDIDIVIDHHPPRAPVEARFVDLRSGVGATSTLLVDYLRQFGVDIPEAVATGLLFGIRVDTKDFQREVSAADFEAAAHLVSRTDMDLLQRIEDPSISAETFSVIARAISNRTMEGSVLLSCVGKLSDRDALAQAADRLLDMEDVHATLVYGVLDGTIYASARARGTDIDLGEVLRDAFGQIGSAGGHADMAGAQIALGVLDSIDDREESLHDIVTSVVTDRFLDAIESRSHRLLGTVYGDSAYGPEALVGPLVESSEGDDPTGDDVDATSGTDST; from the coding sequence ATGCGTTCTCGGCTGGTGTTGGGCTCCGGGTCGATCGGTCTCCCGCTTCTCGCGGAGATTCGATCCGACAGTGACGAGTTAGTTGTCGTTACCGACAACGACCACCAGGCGTCGGCACTCCGGGAGGACGGGATCGCAGTCGAGATCCAGGACCCGACCGATCGGTCGATGCTGGACGGACTGGACATCGATCCCGATACCGTCGCAGTTACCAGCGACGATCCGGCTCGGAACCTCGCGGCGACGATCGCAGCAGTCGAGCGGTTCCCGGCCGCGTTCGTACTGGCGTACGCGGGAGCCGATCCCACAGCGGCACAGCTACGCGAACTCTCGTCGGTCGCAGATCGGGTCGTCGATCCGGCCGCCGCGATCACCGATCGGCTCACACAGGTCGTCGGCGGCGAGAGTTCGCGGGTCCGACAGCTCCAGCGTGTCCTGCGTGACCTGGAGACGATGGCGATCGTCACCCACGACAATCCGGACCCGGACGCGATCGCCAGCGCCGTCGCGCTGGGGCTGCTCGCCGAGCGGGCGGGCTGTGAGACCACGTTGTGCTACTACGGATCGATCTCCCACCAAGAGAACCGCGCGTTCGTCAACTTACTCGACTACGATCTCGTCGAACTCGATCCCGACGAGCCGGCCGCCCTCGACGCCTTCGAGGGCTTCGCACTGGTCGATCACTCCCGACCCGGCGTCAACGATCAGCTTCCGTCGGACCTAGATATCGACATCGTGATCGACCACCATCCACCGCGAGCCCCCGTGGAAGCCCGGTTCGTCGACCTCCGGAGTGGAGTCGGCGCGACCAGTACCCTCCTCGTGGACTATCTCCGGCAGTTCGGCGTCGACATTCCGGAAGCAGTCGCGACGGGGCTTCTGTTCGGAATCCGGGTCGATACCAAGGATTTCCAGCGGGAAGTCTCTGCTGCGGATTTCGAGGCGGCGGCACATCTCGTTTCGCGAACCGACATGGATCTCCTGCAGCGGATCGAGGACCCCAGCATCAGCGCCGAGACGTTCTCGGTGATCGCCCGCGCGATCAGCAACCGGACGATGGAGGGGTCGGTCCTGTTAAGCTGTGTGGGTAAACTCTCCGACCGGGACGCGTTGGCCCAGGCTGCCGATCGGCTACTGGATATGGAGGACGTCCACGCGACACTCGTTTACGGCGTCCTCGATGGCACCATCTACGCCTCCGCACGCGCTCGGGGAACCGACATCGATCTCGGGGAAGTGCTCCGGGACGCGTTCGGCCAGATCGGCTCGGCCGGCGGCCACGCGGACATGGCCGGCGCACAGATCGCGTTGGGCGTGTTGGATTCGATCGACGACCGCGAGGAATCGCTCCACGACATCGTCACCTCGGTCGTCACCGATCGTTTCCTCGATGCCATCGAGTCCCGCTCGCATCGGTTGCTCGGGACGGTCTACGGCGATTCGGCGTACGGCCCGGAGGCGCTCGTCGGCCCGCTCGTCGAATCGTCGGAGGGTGATGACCCGACCGGTGACGACGTGGACGCGACGTCCGGGACCGACTCCACGTAG
- a CDS encoding DUF7520 family protein: MTEEPAGRSGERVVVWLYVAIVALAGLMGFVLGSIRPEDLEPELFGVIALPPTPLGVAIYGVVTIGVGLGVLLGLVVFVSRRTETEVRDTGPRQ; this comes from the coding sequence ATGACAGAGGAGCCGGCCGGCCGGTCCGGGGAACGGGTCGTCGTGTGGTTGTACGTCGCCATCGTCGCTCTGGCCGGCCTCATGGGCTTCGTCCTGGGGTCGATCCGTCCGGAGGACCTCGAACCCGAGCTGTTCGGTGTGATCGCGCTCCCGCCGACGCCGCTGGGTGTCGCCATCTACGGCGTCGTGACCATCGGGGTAGGACTGGGTGTCCTGCTGGGACTGGTCGTGTTCGTCTCCCGGCGGACGGAGACCGAGGTCCGTGACACCGGTCCGCGTCAGTAG
- a CDS encoding ABC transporter ATP-binding protein has protein sequence MTLLQLHDLTKQFDDVTAVDGLTLSVDDGEVYGFLGPNGAGKSTTINMLLGFMRPTSGTVSVFDLDAQEHSVAIRQETGTLLEGYGVYEQLTPYEHLNQAIRTKEATDDPERLLDRVELEVEARDRAAGDLSKGLRQRLALAMALVGDPRLLVLDEPTTGLDPNGARMLRRVVREEADRGATVLFSSHIMAQVEAVADRVGILQHGRLVQEGPVSQLRQELDADTTLSIYVEATPEELVGDLRTIDGVSAVTAGEGELTVTCSGGQTKVSVLDRVARGGVGFDDFAVREPSLGDVFSAATEGSA, from the coding sequence ATGACCCTCCTACAGCTCCACGACCTGACCAAACAGTTCGACGACGTGACCGCCGTCGACGGCCTCACCCTCTCGGTCGACGACGGCGAAGTGTACGGCTTCCTCGGCCCCAACGGCGCGGGGAAATCGACGACGATCAACATGCTCCTGGGGTTCATGCGGCCAACCAGCGGGACCGTCTCCGTGTTCGATCTAGACGCACAGGAACACAGCGTCGCGATCCGTCAGGAGACCGGGACGCTGCTGGAAGGCTACGGCGTCTACGAACAGCTCACCCCCTACGAGCACCTGAACCAGGCGATACGGACCAAGGAAGCGACCGACGATCCGGAGCGGTTGCTCGACAGAGTCGAACTGGAGGTCGAGGCCCGCGACCGCGCGGCGGGCGACCTCTCGAAGGGACTCCGTCAGCGCCTGGCGCTGGCGATGGCACTCGTCGGCGACCCACGGCTGCTCGTGCTGGACGAACCGACGACCGGGCTGGACCCCAACGGCGCCCGGATGTTGCGCCGGGTCGTCCGCGAGGAGGCCGACCGCGGCGCGACGGTGCTGTTCTCCAGTCACATCATGGCACAGGTCGAGGCCGTCGCCGACCGCGTCGGGATCCTCCAGCACGGTCGGCTCGTCCAGGAAGGTCCCGTCTCGCAGCTCCGGCAGGAACTCGACGCCGACACGACGCTGAGCATCTACGTCGAGGCGACTCCCGAGGAGTTGGTCGGCGATCTCCGGACGATCGACGGCGTCTCGGCGGTGACTGCCGGCGAGGGTGAACTGACCGTCACCTGCAGCGGCGGCCAGACGAAGGTCTCGGTGCTCGACCGCGTGGCCCGTGGCGGCGTCGGGTTCGACGACTTCGCCGTCAGGGAGCCCTCCCTGGGAGACGTCTTCTCGGCGGCCACGGAGGGGTCGGCGTGA
- a CDS encoding thiamine pyrophosphate-dependent enzyme, with the protein MSAFSAIGDDREIDRDEFTPGIEPQATWCPGCGDFGVLKALKQAMPEVGRNPDEVALFTGIGCSGKLNSYFNSYGFHTIHGRSLPVARAAKLANPELEVIAAGGDGDGYGIGGNHLIHTARENHDMTYIVFNNEIFGLTKGQTSPTSPKGHKSKTQPHGSAKSPIRPLSQSLNAGATYVARTAAVNPNQAKEIIAEAIEHDGFAHIDFLTQCPTWNKDAKHYVPYTDVQQSDDYDFDVSDRKEAAEMMRQTEEKLYEGEVLTGRMYVEDARPSYGEEKRQIGEMPDEPLAERYFDEDAEWERTYDKLLQHHK; encoded by the coding sequence ATGAGTGCATTCAGTGCAATCGGCGACGACCGCGAGATCGACCGAGACGAGTTCACACCCGGGATCGAACCCCAGGCGACCTGGTGTCCCGGCTGTGGTGACTTCGGCGTCCTCAAGGCGCTGAAACAGGCCATGCCGGAAGTCGGGCGCAACCCCGACGAAGTCGCGCTGTTTACCGGGATCGGCTGTTCCGGCAAGCTCAACAGCTACTTCAACAGCTACGGCTTCCACACCATCCACGGCCGCTCGCTGCCCGTCGCCCGGGCCGCGAAGCTGGCCAACCCCGAACTGGAAGTCATCGCCGCCGGCGGCGACGGCGACGGCTACGGGATCGGTGGGAACCATCTGATCCACACGGCTCGTGAGAACCACGACATGACCTACATCGTGTTCAACAACGAGATCTTCGGGCTCACCAAGGGCCAGACGTCGCCGACCTCGCCGAAGGGCCACAAGTCCAAGACGCAACCTCACGGCTCGGCGAAGTCGCCGATCCGTCCGCTGAGCCAGTCGCTCAACGCGGGCGCGACCTACGTCGCCCGGACCGCGGCGGTCAACCCCAACCAGGCGAAGGAGATCATCGCCGAAGCGATCGAGCACGACGGCTTCGCGCACATCGACTTCCTGACCCAGTGTCCGACCTGGAACAAGGACGCGAAACACTACGTCCCGTACACGGACGTCCAGCAGTCCGACGACTACGACTTCGACGTCTCGGACCGCAAAGAGGCGGCCGAGATGATGCGACAGACCGAGGAGAAGCTCTACGAGGGTGAGGTGCTCACCGGTCGTATGTACGTCGAGGACGCCCGTCCCTCCTACGGCGAGGAGAAGCGCCAGATCGGCGAGATGCCCGACGAACCGCTGGCCGAGCGGTACTTCGACGAAGACGCCGAGTGGGAGCGGACCTACGACAAGCTGCTCCAGCATCACAAGTAA
- a CDS encoding CBS pair associated ParBc domain-containing protein translates to MGNSGKPTVREYMTRDVSTVELDDTVETVSRRIAESDGFSGFPVTDGRHVEGFVSARDLLLAEEYEPMFRVMSEDIVVAHPDMAIQDAARVILRSGLQKLPVVDDAGHLVGIISNADVVRSQIERATPDKVDNLTQTLERIHGVDAHEERREVSLADLTPTQTTVYADELEGRKYELERGLAEPLVVIDNHGQLLLADGHHRVKAAQRAGIEEMDAYVIVLDEPVSLGMAETAAESGLERIDDIDVVDYAHHPLVETTHRLQEE, encoded by the coding sequence ATGGGAAACTCCGGTAAGCCCACCGTCCGGGAGTACATGACACGTGACGTCTCGACGGTCGAGTTAGACGATACCGTCGAGACTGTCTCCCGCCGGATCGCCGAGAGCGACGGGTTCAGCGGGTTCCCGGTCACCGACGGTCGCCACGTCGAGGGGTTCGTCAGCGCCAGGGACCTCCTGCTCGCCGAGGAGTACGAGCCGATGTTCCGCGTGATGAGCGAGGACATCGTCGTCGCACACCCGGACATGGCGATCCAGGACGCGGCGCGCGTGATCCTCCGGTCGGGACTCCAGAAACTCCCCGTCGTCGACGACGCCGGCCACCTGGTCGGGATCATCTCGAACGCCGACGTGGTCCGCTCACAGATCGAGCGGGCGACTCCCGACAAGGTCGACAACCTCACACAGACCCTCGAACGAATCCACGGCGTCGACGCCCACGAGGAACGCCGCGAGGTTTCCCTCGCCGATCTGACTCCCACACAGACGACGGTGTACGCCGACGAACTCGAAGGTAGGAAGTACGAACTGGAACGCGGGCTGGCGGAACCACTGGTCGTCATCGACAACCACGGCCAACTCCTGCTGGCGGACGGACACCACCGTGTGAAGGCCGCCCAGCGGGCCGGTATCGAGGAGATGGACGCCTACGTCATCGTCCTCGATGAGCCAGTCTCGCTGGGGATGGCGGAGACGGCCGCCGAGTCCGGACTGGAGCGGATCGACGACATCGACGTGGTCGACTACGCCCATCACCCGCTCGTCGAGACGACCCACCGGCTCCAAGAGGAGTGA
- a CDS encoding ABC transporter permease subunit, whose product MTWRDVARGDLLHLRRSKMGWTVAGLMLLSTVGVAVTAFLMTLGGGSIPEVRVVLLFIAAIQVVLLPLVALVGSYGAIVTERKTGSVRFLLGLPNSRFDAYLGKLVSRTLLVAAPFTICLAAAWLFSVAVFDGLELVGFLAVLGWSLVYTVIAVGIGLTISASVKTETRAVAGIAASMLLFGILWPLAQHFALIVHPTEFLEYPRPPKPSWYYAIGQLNPGVAYTRLVFGTFGEGTVIPLAAPNEPLGYATTTALFAVLALVGWFVVAPWLGYSLFRSVDLP is encoded by the coding sequence GTGACCTGGCGCGACGTGGCCCGCGGGGACCTGTTGCACCTGCGGCGCTCGAAGATGGGCTGGACCGTCGCCGGACTCATGCTACTCTCGACCGTCGGCGTCGCCGTGACGGCGTTTCTCATGACGCTGGGTGGGGGCTCGATCCCCGAGGTGCGGGTCGTCCTGCTGTTCATCGCGGCGATCCAGGTCGTCTTGCTCCCGCTGGTGGCGCTGGTCGGGAGCTACGGTGCCATCGTCACCGAGCGCAAGACCGGGAGCGTCCGGTTCCTGTTGGGACTGCCCAACTCCCGGTTCGACGCCTACCTCGGGAAACTGGTCAGTCGGACGCTACTGGTCGCAGCGCCCTTCACGATCTGTCTGGCCGCCGCGTGGCTGTTCTCGGTCGCCGTCTTCGACGGCCTCGAACTCGTCGGGTTTCTCGCCGTGTTGGGCTGGTCGCTGGTCTACACCGTCATCGCCGTCGGGATCGGGCTGACGATCTCGGCGAGTGTCAAGACCGAGACCCGGGCCGTCGCCGGTATCGCCGCGAGCATGCTGCTGTTCGGAATCCTCTGGCCGCTGGCACAGCACTTCGCGCTGATCGTCCACCCGACCGAGTTCCTGGAGTACCCCCGGCCGCCCAAACCCTCGTGGTACTACGCGATCGGGCAGTTGAACCCCGGGGTGGCCTACACACGGCTCGTGTTCGGGACGTTCGGGGAAGGGACGGTCATCCCGCTCGCGGCTCCGAACGAGCCGCTCGGGTACGCGACGACGACAGCGCTGTTCGCGGTGCTGGCTCTGGTGGGATGGTTTGTCGTCGCCCCCTGGCTGGGCTACTCGCTGTTCCGATCGGTCGACCTGCCCTGA
- a CDS encoding DUF6684 family protein, which yields MALFGFEKDTLLDLTVNVIPLGILGFFIVAFAVVPAFGTDPVFSGLQFALMITMFLLLAVLTYYAGKAVEDAEKAEQAGEEEA from the coding sequence ATGGCATTGTTCGGGTTCGAAAAGGACACCCTACTCGATCTCACGGTCAACGTCATCCCGCTGGGCATCCTCGGGTTCTTCATCGTCGCGTTCGCCGTCGTGCCGGCCTTCGGCACCGACCCGGTGTTCTCGGGACTCCAGTTCGCGCTGATGATCACGATGTTCCTCCTCCTGGCGGTACTGACCTACTACGCCGGCAAAGCCGTCGAGGACGCCGAGAAGGCCGAACAGGCCGGCGAGGAAGAGGCGTAG
- a CDS encoding DUF7541 family protein, translating to MDEEPGLSDQYPTASPWPLFVALGLALSEVGVFVGLFPVAVFGLILFGGSVAGILTESGYVERPWPTLVGVGVTLAAIAAAIAVLQLPAAELVVSNIGEGPLFTRLVAVVIAGGVMAAMGGVGSIMEQSTV from the coding sequence ATGGACGAGGAACCAGGGTTGAGCGACCAGTATCCGACCGCGAGTCCGTGGCCACTGTTCGTCGCACTCGGGCTGGCGCTCTCGGAGGTCGGGGTGTTCGTCGGCCTGTTCCCGGTCGCCGTCTTCGGCCTCATCCTCTTTGGCGGGAGTGTCGCCGGTATCCTCACCGAATCAGGCTACGTCGAGCGGCCGTGGCCGACGCTGGTCGGCGTCGGCGTGACCCTCGCAGCTATCGCGGCCGCTATCGCCGTCCTCCAGCTCCCGGCCGCAGAACTGGTCGTCTCGAACATCGGCGAGGGACCGTTGTTCACCCGACTCGTCGCCGTCGTCATCGCGGGTGGCGTGATGGCCGCGATGGGCGGCGTCGGCTCGATCATGGAACAGAGCACCGTTTGA
- the ctaD gene encoding cytochrome c oxidase subunit I, which yields MAAGDLVLTGMMAVLLVGIAALLTRIENWRSYTPLAGGTATGEDISVVRREKPAGIIRWLTTVDHKDIGILYGLFAIIAFAVGGIMAMLIRLQLVTPSGALLGASAYNSILTSHGITMLFLFGTPIIAAFANYFIPLLIGADDMAFPRINAIAFWLLPPAALLIWAGFFLAPVTENMIEPAQTAWTMYAPLSVEQTNPGVDLMLLGLHLSGVATTMGAINFIATIFTERDEDVSWANLDIFSWTILTQSALILFAFPLLGSALIMLLLDRNLATTFFAVEGGGPLLWQHLFWFFGHPEVYILVLPPMGLVSLILPKFSGRKLFGFKFVVYSTLAIGVLSFGVWAHHMFSTGMDPRLRASFMAVSLAIAIPSAVKTFNWITTMWNGRLRLTAPMLFCIGFVSNFIIGGVTGVFLAAVPVDLILHDTYYVVGHFHYVVMGAIGFAVFAGIYYWFPIFTGRMYQRTLGKAHFWLSMVGTNLTFFAMLALGYLGMPRRYATYEFNGAIAPLAQVETFHLLATVGAVILMVGQLIFVWNLVQSWLEGPRVTDGDPWNLERDGMLDREFQWFDDQLDTAIMDGGQEQGDVRTDGGEPVDDAEE from the coding sequence ATGGCAGCAGGAGATCTAGTGCTGACGGGGATGATGGCCGTCCTCCTCGTCGGCATCGCCGCGCTCTTGACGCGCATCGAAAACTGGCGCTCGTACACGCCACTGGCCGGGGGGACAGCCACCGGCGAGGATATCAGTGTCGTTCGCCGAGAGAAACCGGCCGGCATCATCCGCTGGCTGACGACAGTCGACCACAAGGATATCGGCATCCTCTACGGGCTGTTCGCGATCATCGCCTTCGCGGTCGGTGGCATCATGGCGATGCTCATCCGGCTCCAGCTCGTGACGCCGTCGGGCGCTTTGCTGGGGGCGAGCGCCTACAACTCCATCCTGACGAGTCACGGTATCACGATGCTGTTCCTGTTCGGGACGCCGATCATCGCGGCCTTCGCGAACTACTTCATCCCGCTGTTGATCGGCGCCGACGACATGGCGTTCCCGCGGATCAACGCGATCGCGTTCTGGCTGCTTCCTCCCGCTGCCTTGCTCATCTGGGCGGGCTTCTTCCTCGCGCCGGTCACCGAGAACATGATCGAACCGGCACAGACGGCCTGGACGATGTACGCGCCGCTGTCAGTCGAGCAGACCAACCCCGGCGTGGACCTGATGTTGCTCGGTCTGCACCTTTCCGGGGTCGCGACGACGATGGGGGCGATCAACTTCATCGCGACCATCTTCACCGAGCGTGACGAGGACGTCTCCTGGGCGAACCTCGACATCTTCTCGTGGACGATCCTCACTCAGTCGGCGCTCATCCTGTTCGCGTTCCCGCTGCTGGGGAGCGCACTCATCATGCTCCTGCTCGATCGGAACCTCGCGACGACGTTCTTCGCCGTCGAGGGCGGTGGCCCGCTGCTGTGGCAACACCTCTTCTGGTTCTTCGGTCACCCCGAAGTGTACATCCTCGTCCTCCCGCCGATGGGGCTGGTGAGTCTGATCTTGCCGAAGTTCTCGGGTCGGAAACTGTTCGGGTTCAAGTTCGTCGTCTACTCCACGCTCGCCATCGGGGTCCTCTCCTTTGGCGTCTGGGCCCACCACATGTTCTCGACGGGCATGGACCCACGACTGCGGGCCTCCTTCATGGCCGTCTCGCTGGCTATCGCGATCCCCAGTGCGGTCAAGACGTTCAACTGGATCACGACGATGTGGAACGGCCGTCTGCGGCTGACGGCCCCGATGCTGTTCTGTATCGGCTTCGTCTCGAACTTCATCATCGGCGGTGTCACCGGCGTCTTCCTCGCCGCAGTGCCGGTCGACCTGATCCTCCACGACACCTACTACGTCGTCGGGCACTTCCACTACGTCGTGATGGGTGCGATCGGCTTTGCGGTCTTCGCCGGGATCTACTACTGGTTCCCGATCTTCACCGGCCGGATGTACCAGCGGACCCTCGGGAAGGCACACTTCTGGCTCTCGATGGTCGGGACCAACCTGACGTTCTTCGCGATGCTGGCGCTGGGCTATCTCGGCATGCCCCGCCGGTACGCGACCTACGAGTTCAACGGTGCCATCGCGCCGCTCGCGCAGGTCGAGACGTTCCACCTGCTGGCGACGGTCGGCGCCGTGATCCTGATGGTCGGACAGCTCATCTTCGTCTGGAACCTCGTCCAGTCCTGGCTCGAAGGGCCGCGGGTCACCGACGGCGACCCCTGGAACCTCGAACGTGACGGCATGCTCGACCGCGAGTTCCAGTGGTTCGACGACCAGCTCGACACGGCGATCATGGACGGCGGCCAGGAACAGGGCGACGTGCGGACCGACGGCGGCGAACCCGTCGACGACGCCGAAGAGTAA
- a CDS encoding 2-oxoacid:acceptor oxidoreductase subunit alpha, with product MTDNELIWRIAGGSGDGIDSTSQNFAKALMRSGLHVFTHRHYPSRIRGGHTYVEVRAKDEPVQSRGDGYNFLLALGDSFARNPQEEAYYGKEELKPLYENFDDLREGGVLLYDEGLLDQEDVDETDLEAAAEENGWHVVPMDLRGIAKEHGREIMRNTAGIGATAAILDIGTEEFEELIKQNMSGDMQEANLNVLQDAYDAAAELDIDHDIEVPESSHEEEQVILSGSNAISYGALDEGCRFISGYPMTPWTDVFTIMSQHLPEFGGISEQVEDEIAAAALALGASHAGVKAMSGSSGGGFALMSEPLGLAEMTETPLVLVEAMRAGPSTGMPTKPEQADLEHVLYTSQGDSARVVFAPANIRECYTQTRAAFRIAYEYQIPAIVVYDQKIQGELRNLPASHFDEEPNADPGSVLTEDEIQDAAHHSSGKFQRFLHEPEDGSNVSPRSVPGQKDGRYLATGNEHNPSGHISEDPQNRIAQMNRRLGKLDDIRADLDENASHQTYYGPEDADYGILVWGSQQDTVFEAVDRLNENGHSVKALGVSDMMPYPVEAVSEWLDSVDEALVVEMNATAQFRGLTQKEIGKYGDKLSSLLKYNGNPFEPAEIVDGFESSINGEDLAASNMKFLPAAGD from the coding sequence ATGACAGATAACGAATTAATCTGGCGAATCGCAGGTGGTTCCGGTGACGGGATCGACTCGACGAGCCAGAACTTCGCGAAGGCCCTGATGCGATCGGGACTTCACGTGTTCACACATCGCCACTACCCGTCGCGCATCCGGGGCGGCCACACCTACGTAGAGGTACGGGCGAAAGACGAACCGGTACAGTCACGCGGTGACGGCTACAACTTCCTGCTCGCGCTGGGGGACTCGTTCGCACGGAACCCACAGGAAGAAGCCTACTACGGTAAAGAAGAGCTGAAACCGCTGTACGAGAACTTCGACGACCTCCGTGAGGGCGGCGTTCTGCTGTACGACGAGGGCCTGCTCGATCAGGAAGACGTCGACGAGACGGATCTCGAAGCCGCCGCCGAGGAGAACGGCTGGCACGTCGTTCCGATGGACCTGCGTGGTATCGCCAAGGAACACGGCCGCGAGATCATGCGCAACACCGCCGGGATCGGTGCGACCGCTGCTATCCTCGACATCGGGACCGAGGAGTTCGAGGAACTGATCAAGCAGAACATGTCCGGGGACATGCAGGAGGCAAACCTCAACGTCCTGCAGGACGCTTACGACGCGGCCGCCGAACTCGACATCGACCACGACATCGAGGTCCCAGAGAGTTCCCACGAGGAAGAGCAGGTCATCCTCTCGGGGTCGAACGCGATCTCCTACGGTGCGCTCGACGAGGGTTGTCGGTTCATCTCCGGGTATCCGATGACGCCTTGGACCGACGTCTTCACGATCATGTCCCAACACCTGCCGGAGTTCGGCGGGATCTCCGAGCAGGTCGAGGACGAGATCGCCGCGGCGGCGCTGGCGCTGGGGGCGTCCCACGCCGGAGTGAAGGCCATGTCCGGTTCCTCCGGCGGTGGCTTCGCGCTGATGTCCGAACCGCTCGGTCTGGCCGAGATGACCGAGACGCCGCTCGTGCTGGTCGAAGCGATGCGTGCCGGCCCGTCGACCGGGATGCCGACCAAACCCGAGCAGGCCGACCTCGAACACGTCCTGTACACCTCACAGGGGGACTCGGCCCGCGTCGTCTTCGCTCCGGCGAACATCCGCGAGTGTTACACCCAGACCCGGGCCGCCTTCCGGATCGCCTACGAGTACCAGATCCCGGCGATCGTCGTCTACGACCAGAAGATCCAGGGCGAACTCCGGAACCTGCCGGCCAGCCACTTCGACGAGGAGCCAAACGCCGACCCCGGTTCGGTGCTGACCGAAGACGAGATCCAGGACGCGGCCCACCACTCCTCGGGCAAGTTCCAGCGGTTCCTCCACGAACCGGAGGACGGCTCGAACGTCAGCCCGCGGTCGGTGCCCGGCCAGAAGGACGGTCGCTACCTCGCGACCGGGAACGAGCACAACCCTTCGGGACACATCAGCGAGGACCCACAGAACCGCATCGCACAGATGAACCGTCGGCTCGGCAAGCTCGACGACATCCGTGCGGACTTAGACGAGAACGCGAGCCACCAGACCTACTACGGCCCGGAAGACGCCGACTACGGTATCCTCGTCTGGGGGAGCCAGCAGGACACCGTCTTCGAGGCCGTCGACCGGCTCAACGAGAACGGGCATAGCGTCAAAGCCCTGGGCGTCTCGGATATGATGCCCTACCCCGTCGAAGCCGTCAGCGAGTGGCTCGACTCCGTCGACGAGGCACTGGTCGTCGAGATGAACGCGACGGCCCAGTTCCGCGGGCTGACCCAGAAGGAGATCGGCAAGTACGGCGACAAGCTGTCGAGCCTCCTGAAGTACAACGGCAACCCCTTCGAACCCGCCGAGATCGTCGACGGGTTCGAATCCAGTATCAACGGCGAGGACCTCGCCGCTTCCAACATGAAATTCCTCCCCGCAGCAGGTGACTAA
- the lrpA1 gene encoding HTH-type transcriptional regulator LrpA1 — MSAESTERRILSVLEDDAQASYAEIAQRADVSKPTVRKYIKKLEEEGVIVGYSADIDPKKLAGQSIAMVGIDVASDCYVEATRQLKEIPGLEELYTSSGDHMLMAELRASDGDSLAAAIEDEILSIDGVTAAHPSFLQERLK, encoded by the coding sequence ATGAGCGCTGAGTCTACGGAGCGTCGAATCCTCTCGGTTCTGGAGGACGACGCACAGGCCTCCTACGCCGAGATCGCACAACGGGCAGACGTCTCGAAGCCCACTGTGCGAAAGTATATCAAGAAACTCGAAGAAGAGGGTGTCATCGTCGGCTATTCGGCGGACATCGACCCGAAGAAACTCGCCGGGCAGTCGATCGCGATGGTCGGGATCGACGTCGCCAGCGACTGCTACGTCGAGGCGACTCGGCAACTCAAAGAGATCCCCGGCTTGGAGGAGCTCTACACCTCAAGCGGGGACCACATGCTGATGGCGGAACTCCGCGCGAGCGACGGGGACTCGCTGGCTGCCGCTATCGAGGACGAGATTCTCAGTATCGACGGTGTCACGGCCGCACACCCCTCGTTCCTCCAGGAACGGTTGAAGTGA